In Candidatus Bathyarchaeota archaeon, a genomic segment contains:
- a CDS encoding LLM class flavin-dependent oxidoreductase, whose protein sequence is MKIHLGIYIPMYGGWLRGVDEGEKEATFKYAAKAAIKAENIGIKSIWVPDHLLNPLKGESANALEAWTTLTGLAALTSKVELFHTTICQGFRYPAVLAKMGATIDDLSGGRFRFSLGAGWYKREFQAYGIPWDDHDTRIAKSREQIEIIKSLWTTPKTNYKGQFFEITDGIVEPKPIQKPYPPIWWGGESEDSRRLTADLADGWLINASTLKAAGEKTRDMNARLDEKGRSPIQISIPGHIFIGKTDEEARSRVVKLTGNKTSLAKSILNRGFVGSPETIVDRIQKLSDLGIDYVIFQVSPALKALEEIEESLIPLL, encoded by the coding sequence TTGAAAATTCACCTTGGGATATACATCCCTATGTACGGGGGATGGCTGAGAGGCGTCGACGAGGGGGAGAAAGAAGCCACGTTTAAGTACGCAGCTAAAGCAGCCATCAAAGCCGAAAACATTGGCATCAAATCCATCTGGGTCCCGGATCACCTCCTGAACCCCCTGAAGGGAGAGTCCGCGAACGCTTTAGAAGCCTGGACTACATTAACCGGGTTGGCCGCGCTTACGAGCAAAGTTGAGTTATTCCACACCACTATCTGTCAAGGCTTCAGGTATCCCGCGGTTCTTGCCAAGATGGGGGCTACTATCGACGACCTTTCCGGGGGCAGATTCAGATTTTCACTCGGAGCCGGCTGGTATAAAAGGGAGTTCCAAGCCTATGGGATTCCTTGGGATGACCACGACACAAGGATTGCTAAGTCGAGAGAGCAGATCGAAATCATCAAATCTCTATGGACAACTCCCAAGACGAACTATAAGGGCCAATTTTTCGAAATAACTGATGGAATTGTAGAGCCCAAACCCATACAGAAACCGTACCCCCCCATTTGGTGGGGAGGGGAATCTGAAGACTCTAGGAGGCTAACCGCCGACCTAGCAGATGGATGGCTCATAAACGCATCAACTTTGAAGGCGGCAGGGGAGAAAACCAGGGATATGAACGCGAGGCTCGACGAAAAGGGGAGGAGCCCCATCCAGATCTCAATCCCAGGCCACATATTCATCGGAAAAACCGATGAGGAAGCCCGGAGCAGAGTTGTAAAGCTTACAGGGAATAAAACAAGCCTTGCAAAGTCTATCCTCAATAGGGGTTTCGTGGGGTCTCCGGAGACCATCGTAGATAGGATCCAAAAGCTCTCGGACCTCGGCATCGATTACGTGATCTTCCAAGTGTCCCCCGCCCTAAAGGCATTAGAAGAGATTGAGGAGAGCTTGATCCCTCTCCTATAA
- a CDS encoding NADH:flavin oxidoreductase, protein MSDLFKPFILGSMEIRNRFMRSATTSYWSDERGIVRPEIIRLYGNLSKGGVGLIIKGHTYVMNSGKAHVGMAGISSEAHVNKLGELTDVVHMYGSKIITQLNHGGYKSIVDRAGPSEYREKGWEGRALTGDEIHGIVDAFGDAAERTMDAGFDGVMIHGAHGYLVSQFLSGLTNGRTDEYGGSPRNRMRFLIEVYDEIRDRVGPSFPVLVKMNCDDFSPDGFTVEDSVKVALAMAKRGMDLIEISGGGMGQVRELRLTRGKSDDPRFSEANFAGHAEKIHKAISPTPMGLVGGIRTRRCMEALLERGITEMISMSRPFIREPELVRSLETSQLEATCISCNECSRQGSSGKMMLMCYQN, encoded by the coding sequence ATGTCCGACCTGTTCAAGCCTTTTATTCTCGGGTCTATGGAGATCAGGAATCGCTTCATGAGGTCCGCCACTACCTCCTATTGGTCTGATGAAAGAGGGATCGTCCGCCCCGAGATCATCAGGCTCTATGGAAACCTATCGAAGGGAGGCGTCGGCCTCATCATAAAGGGACACACATATGTCATGAACTCAGGAAAGGCACACGTTGGGATGGCCGGGATCAGCAGCGAAGCCCACGTCAACAAGCTTGGAGAGCTCACTGACGTCGTCCACATGTACGGCAGCAAGATCATCACCCAGCTTAACCACGGCGGATACAAGAGCATCGTTGACAGAGCAGGGCCCTCCGAGTATCGGGAAAAGGGCTGGGAGGGAAGGGCCCTGACGGGTGATGAGATACACGGGATCGTGGACGCCTTCGGCGACGCGGCGGAGCGGACCATGGACGCTGGATTCGATGGGGTAATGATCCATGGGGCTCATGGATATTTAGTCTCTCAATTTCTATCAGGACTCACCAATGGTAGGACTGATGAGTACGGGGGGAGCCCCAGAAACCGGATGCGCTTCCTGATCGAGGTTTACGACGAGATAAGGGATAGGGTTGGCCCCTCCTTCCCTGTTCTCGTCAAGATGAACTGTGACGACTTCAGCCCCGATGGCTTCACTGTCGAGGACAGTGTCAAGGTCGCTTTAGCTATGGCTAAACGCGGCATGGATCTTATTGAGATAAGCGGGGGAGGCATGGGGCAGGTCAGAGAGCTCCGCCTGACGAGAGGGAAATCTGATGATCCAAGGTTCTCCGAGGCAAACTTTGCCGGTCACGCTGAGAAGATCCATAAAGCAATAAGCCCCACGCCGATGGGCTTGGTGGGCGGGATCAGGACTAGAAGATGTATGGAGGCTCTCCTCGAGAGGGGCATTACAGAGATGATCTCTATGAGTAGACCCTTCATCAGGGAGCCCGAATTGGTCAGGAGCCTTGAGACAAGTCAACTGGAGGCGACCTGTATCAGCTGCAACGAATGCAGCAGACAGGGATCCTCTGGTAAGATGATGTTAATGTGCTATCAGAATTAA
- a CDS encoding DUF362 domain-containing protein, whose protein sequence is MKPRVAVVKVKESVEDAVREAIGLLGGIETFFGPGESFLVKPNLFMVKSAEKGATTDPRVFMTIAELIKEAGAKPVVGECPAMSSYARPEAVFDGLGIRKLCDESGVEINLLDREEPVRILNPDGEILKEVWFPKFALECDGIVSVPKLKTHVLTSLTCGVKNLFGLQQGGTKAHHHVQTGNSSERFSHLLVDIYQAIRGQVCLNVVDAVVAMEGEGPASGDPVELGVIIAGRDTVAVDLVGAALMAWNPLEVGTTYIASERGLGPSSLDEVEVVGTPIFEVLRPFRKPQIHQDGQMFLDIRMPIECDPYKCTSCGTCAKVCPGDAITMAGIPQFHDQKCIQCFCCIELCPSGALMVVRTEANKEGVASSAPQVR, encoded by the coding sequence GGAGGACGCTGTCAGGGAGGCAATCGGTCTTCTCGGAGGTATAGAAACCTTCTTTGGGCCTGGGGAGTCATTTCTCGTCAAGCCAAACCTCTTTATGGTCAAGAGCGCCGAAAAGGGGGCCACCACCGACCCCCGTGTTTTCATGACCATAGCGGAGTTAATCAAGGAAGCCGGCGCTAAACCGGTCGTAGGGGAGTGCCCCGCAATGTCTTCATATGCTAGGCCGGAAGCAGTTTTCGACGGCCTTGGGATTAGGAAGCTCTGCGATGAGTCTGGTGTTGAGATTAACTTGCTGGACCGTGAGGAGCCGGTCCGGATCCTCAATCCCGACGGGGAGATACTGAAGGAGGTCTGGTTTCCCAAATTTGCCTTAGAGTGCGATGGCATTGTAAGCGTCCCGAAGCTCAAGACGCATGTACTTACGTCCCTCACATGCGGTGTTAAGAACCTATTTGGTCTCCAGCAGGGGGGCACTAAAGCCCATCATCACGTCCAGACCGGCAACTCCTCCGAAAGATTCAGTCACCTTCTCGTAGACATCTACCAGGCCATCCGGGGGCAGGTCTGTCTCAACGTAGTGGATGCTGTAGTCGCGATGGAGGGAGAGGGCCCTGCTTCAGGGGATCCCGTGGAACTCGGAGTCATCATCGCCGGTAGGGATACAGTGGCGGTAGACCTCGTTGGGGCTGCGTTAATGGCCTGGAACCCCTTAGAGGTGGGGACTACCTACATCGCATCCGAGAGGGGTCTGGGGCCATCCTCCCTTGATGAGGTTGAGGTCGTCGGTACGCCCATTTTCGAGGTATTGAGGCCCTTTAGGAAGCCTCAGATCCACCAAGACGGGCAGATGTTCCTAGACATCAGGATGCCTATTGAGTGTGACCCCTATAAGTGTACGAGCTGCGGGACCTGCGCTAAGGTCTGCCCTGGAGACGCTATCACCATGGCTGGCATCCCCCAGTTCCATGACCAGAAATGCATCCAGTGCTTCTGCTGCATCGAGCTCTGCCCTAGCGGAGCACTTATGGTAGTAAGGACAGAAGCTAACAAGGAAGGGGTCGCGAGTAGCGCGCCTCAAGTGAGGTGA
- a CDS encoding HIT family protein, translated as MSYGCVFCAIIKRKIPSHKVYEDEKTLAFLDIHPLRPGHTLVIPKAHISLVEDLPEEDARYLFRTLHMIVRQIQLAVGAPASTISINNGEASGQEVPHVHIHVIPRGKGDKGGIIQDHSPSLTRPDQAEMERIAERIMSFTSG; from the coding sequence ATGTCTTATGGCTGCGTCTTTTGCGCAATCATCAAGAGAAAGATCCCTTCTCACAAGGTCTATGAAGACGAAAAGACCCTCGCGTTCCTTGATATTCACCCCTTGCGCCCTGGCCATACCCTAGTCATCCCGAAGGCCCACATATCCTTGGTTGAGGATCTCCCCGAGGAGGACGCTCGTTACCTCTTCAGAACACTTCACATGATTGTTAGGCAGATCCAGTTGGCTGTGGGAGCTCCTGCGAGCACCATTAGCATAAATAATGGAGAGGCGAGTGGTCAGGAGGTACCTCATGTTCACATCCACGTAATCCCCAGGGGGAAAGGTGACAAGGGCGGAATAATTCAGGACCATTCTCCGAGTCTCACGAGGCCGGACCAGGCTGAAATGGAGCGAATCGCAGAGAGGATTATGAGCTTCACTTCGGGCTGA